A window of the Trichoderma asperellum chromosome 4, complete sequence genome harbors these coding sequences:
- a CDS encoding uncharacterized protein (EggNog:ENOG41~TransMembrane:4 (i110-132o144-171i205-226o584-606i)) codes for MSDQYTRRRWALDMRNGLRTPPLPHDIRPERDYSNRPERGGPEYTTIQLESDANMLGQDGIRHANHGATRLDSDSDTLNAPDQDSDQASSRSIAKPKKPQSAWIRLSSTWWMEIVTICISSGCMAGLIAILASFQNRLTTDWTFFISINAAVAIAITAARATLLAAVSVFLSQDKWSHFNNKARRLQDLNIIDRASRGPLGSIQMLFSVPWGWATVSAVVMILSLLTDTFVQQVVYFQPGNIYTLQDGSATFGHALSYSGGTNFEWGTYMHEGILFLNSDDPINADVQSAFFRGMWQTSWPPGVNCTSNCTWDQSYFTIGFSSTCADVTKETLETVQCVNNRTLSVPYGFIGPCNMTTPKGLHFPFIPEPGGSSMAINSSSWDSESLDLLDGRNFSKSAVWTWNRENIDITNMNVELKPMLQNSTVVECTFDIVIYNYSDISSISNNFNIGSSKKTTLRNMTGATDVMRSDCTSRTCTLMDQMIWWNNTGAGLPDVSFSLKDLGIISRFFSSEAFAGSIGPIVYPTAAQPPGSTTAFGNGSLEIVSGIFDNMAQSLTDMIREKGTVQIAQGLTSKAVVYMRVQWLWLILPITLQVLGALALIGALVGRRQTKGVPLWKGSALAVLYHSVDKDGVMGTRVNGLQELEDLGMTRVMLEKNSDNADP; via the exons ATGAGCGATCAGTACACACGACGCCGATGGGCCTTGGATATGAGAAATGGATTACGAACACCTCCACTGCCTCATGATATAAGGCCTGAAAGAGACTACAGCAACAGACCAGAGCGGGGTGGTCCCGAGTACACCACGATTCAGTTGGAAAGCGACGCCAATATGCTAGGACAAGATGGTATCCGTCATGCCAATCATGGCGCAACTCGGCTCGACAGCGACAGCGACACCCTTAACGCGCCGGATCAAGATAGCGACCAGGCCTCAAGTCGGTCTATTGCGAAGCCGAAGAAGCCACAGTCAGCCTGGATCAGGCTGTCTTCAACGTGGTGGATGGAAATCGTCACCATATGCATCAGCAGCGGCTGCATGGCTGGCCTGATTGCCATCCTTGCAAGTTTCCAGAATCGGCTCACTACAGACTGGACTTTCTTCATCAGTATCAACGCCGCCgtggccatcgccatcactgCAGCACGGGCGACACTCCTCGCTGCCGTATCGGTGTTCCTCAGCCAGGACAAGTGGAGCCATTTCAATAACAAGGCGCGCCGCCTCCAAGACCTGAATATCATCGATCGAGCAAGTCGGGGGCCTTTGGGCTCCATCCAAATGCTCTTCAGCGTCCCATGGGGGTGGGCAACAGTGAGCGCGGTAGTCATGATACTATCTCTCCTCACCGATACATTTGTGCAGCAGGTCGTCTACTTCCAACCTGGAAACATATATACCCTTCAAGACGGGTCAGCAACTTTCGGACACGCGCTCAGCTATAGCGGTGGCACCAACTTTGAGTGGGGAACCTACATGCACGAGGGTATACTTTTCTTAAATAGTGATGACC CTATAAACGCTGATGTGCAATCTGCCTTCTTCAGGGGTATGTGGCAGACTAGTTGGCCACCTGGGGTGAACTGCACTTCCAACTGCACCTGGGACCAATCATACTTCACCATAGGTTTCAGCAGCACCTGTGCCGACGTTACGAAGGAGACTTTGGAGACTGTCCAGTGCGTGAACAACCGCACTCTCAGCGTGCCTTATGGCTTCATTGGCCCTTGCAATATGACGACGCCCAAAGGCTTACACTTCCCGTTTATCCCAGAACCCGGGGGTTCTTCAATGGCCATAAACTCTAGCAGCTGGGACTCTGAAAGCCTTGATCTGCTGGATGGCAGAAACTTCTCTAAATCTGCCGTCTGGACTTGGAATCGAGAAAACATTGATATTACCAACATGAATGTTGAGTTGAAGCCGATGCTGCAGAATTCGACAGTCGTGGAGTGTACATTTGACATCGTGATATACAACTACTCGGATatctcatccatctcaaACAACTTTAACATCGGTTCATCTAAGAAAACCACCCTTAGAAACATGACTGGTGCTACAGACGTTATGCGATCAGACTGTACTTCACGTACTTGTACCCTGATGGATCAAATGATCTGGTGGAACAATACCGGCGCTGGTCTTCCAGACGTTTCCTTCTCCTTAAAGGACCTAGGAATCATTTCTCGTTTCTTCTCATCGGAAGCTTTCGCTGGTAGCATCGGCCCAATAGTCTATCCCACCGCCGCCCAACCGCCGGGCAGCACGACGGCCTTTGGCAACGGAAGCCTGGAAATCGTATCGGGCATATTCGACAACATGGCGCAAAGCTTGACGGACATGATACGAGAAAAGGGCACAGTACAAATCGCGCAAGGCCTAACGAGCAAGGCCGTCGTCTATATGCGCGTGCAGTGGCTGTGGCTCATCTTGCCGATAACATTGCAAGTGCTCGGAGCGCTGGCGCTGATCGGGGCACTGGTTGGGAGACGGCAGACCAAGGGCGTGCCGCTGTGGAAGGGTTCAGCTCTGGCCGTGCTGTATCATTCCGTTGACAAGGACGGAGTTATGGGAACTCGGGTGAATGGTCTACAAGAATTGGAGGACCTTGGAATGACACGTGTCATGCTAGAGAAGAATAGTGACAATGCTGATCCATAG
- a CDS encoding uncharacterized protein (EggNog:ENOG41), which produces MFKPTAASGMLTQHNGLPNQRTGLTPLQNDRLDSNPWPGDAFIIRERKSGLALVVHNGGLSWAKCYRKDLYYPAPRLVWLCVETGNFRGFFNASTGMYLSSSNDIVMPVEAFDSNGQFVPMRDINGGYLLQTPAGKQVAIDSRNRRLVTRQHAGACFKFLKV; this is translated from the coding sequence ATGTTCAAACCAACGGCAGCTTCTGGGATGCTCACTCAGCACAACGGTTTACCCAATCAGCGCACCGGTTTAACCCCTCTCCAAAATGATCGCCTTGACTCAAATCCTTGGCCCGGAGATGCATTTATAATTCGGGAGAGAAAATCCGGATTGGCACTCGTCGTTCATAACGGGGGGCTTTCTTGGGCAAAATGCTATAGGAAAGACCTCTATTATCCCGCACCACGCTTAGTTTGGCTTTGCGTTGAAACTGGAAACTTCAGGGGGTTCTTCAACGCAAGTACTGGCATGTATCTAAGTTCCAGTAACGATATAGTTATGCCAGTCGAGGCCTTCGACAGCAATGGACAGTTTGTGCCAATGAGGGATATCAACGGAGGATACTTGCTGCAAACTCCAGCTGGGAAGCAAGTGGCGATCGACTCTCGTAATCGTCGGCTTGTAACGAGGCAGCATGCAGGAGCCTGCTTCAAATTCTTGAAAGTTTAG
- a CDS encoding uncharacterized protein (EggNog:ENOG41~TransMembrane:7 (o20-41i53-72o84-109i121-149o169-188i209-229o251-275i)) → MATNCGSTCPTENGFFSNDLSIGASAVFLALYAFLTPVTFYQGYRFRTPGFSALLATGLSFEVLGFLGRILLHHTRDHQGYFALTLLGSVLGATFICSAMSIVLPHILALFGDRHAPCQSFFTAFLLSALLIVSLILNIIGIVFVVYGYGGVSRDRSADIIAGGLGAQIFLLLVISAVYTCFIIGLRPEDEVPNPAHSEIYYSSRFSKFLRCMEMSTFLLLGHTIYRIFEMIGGIEGTLFQSEPAFMIMDALVPFLACLLLTVAHPGAAFGSSWASTSSRKHKRRGPSLPPLQTSFGHAVHHRYDPNIRQQFSPSTQRPLREVKPPPTYGSYGLPSSPRPLNKPLSPIILSPISARTVNPERLSERLERWVVPPELVDSEELW, encoded by the exons ATGGCAACTAACTGTGGCTCAACATGCCCTACCGAGAACGGATTCTTCTCAAATGATCTTAGTATCGGGGCCAGTGCAGTCTTCCTCGCTCTCTATGCCTTCTTGACACCCGTCACTTTTTACCAAGGGTACCGGTTCCGCACTCCaggcttctctgccttgcTGGCAACTGGACTCTCCTTTGAAGTCTTGGGGTTTCTAGGGAGAATACTTCTGCACCACACTCGAGATCACCAAGGCTACTTTGCCCTCACTCTATTAGGGAGTGTTCTTGGAGCAACATTTATATGCAGTGCCATGTCGATTGTACTGCCTCATATACTTGCCCTCTTCGGAGACCGGCACGCACCATGTCAATCTTTCTTTACAGCTTTCCTCTTGAGTGCTCTGCTCATAGTGAGCCTCATACTCAACATAATCGGCattgtttttgttgtttaTGGGTATGGGGGAGTAAGC CGTGATCGAAGTGCCGACATCATTGCTGGAGGGCTGGGTGCTCAAATTTTCTTATTACTAGTCATCTCCGCAGTGTATACTTGCTTTATCATTGGTCTGAGACCCGAGGACGAAGTTCCGAACCCAGCACACTCAGAAATCTATTATTCTAGCCGCTTCTCCAAGTTCCTCCGTT GCATGGAGATGTCaacctttctccttctcgggCACACGATATATCGGATCTTCGAAATGATTGGAGGCATAGAAGGCACTCTATTCCAGAGCGAGCCTGCTTTCATGATCATGGACGCGCTTGTTCCATTCCTCGCCTGTCTCCTCTTAACGGTGGCCCATCCAGGTGCTGCGTTTGGATCATCTTGGGCTTCAACCTCCTCTCGGAAACACAAGCGTCGCGGACCTTCTCTGCCACCACTGCAAACCTCGTTTGGCCACGCCGTCCATCACCGCTACGATCCTAATATCCGCCAACAATTTTCTCCTTCTACTCAACGGCCACTTCGAGAGGTTAAGCCCCCGCCTACGTACGGTTCTTACGGTTTACCATCATCTCCACGGCCGTTGAATAAGCCACTGAGCCCGATAATCTTGTCACCAATATCGGCCCGAACGGTGAACCCGGAGAGACTAAGTGAACGATTGGAGAGGTGGGTAGTGCCGCCAGAGTTGGTAGACAGTGAAGAGCTATGGTAG
- a CDS encoding uncharacterized protein (EggNog:ENOG41) — protein sequence MSIKIALDNQPEFYTNLDAVSGKVILNLPRSEQIGSIVVKLEGESGTALQVPKNYGYEPNTARAGPPPGPPGSFVSENHKILYKLVKVFPDDYYESSSSPYGSYPLDAGQHQFPFKFKLPINNACSNPQAMARIGGLAGIGGYGASGGLFGLSGVRVMDGTKQLYLRHATATLPPSLTGYPMAAEIRYYIKVTVQRPGLLKENWRYQLGFKFLPIEPPRPPITGQEAFARRPFSFQPRTPGQKKRSSLFSSKKNDSLATPITDAPTPPSIEISARLPHPSILTCNQPIPLRLIVKKLVDSPEQVYLISFQMDLISVTEIRAHGLVSPKGNRWVVASYTDLEIPLCGAGDKVGEELILSDELWRSRPLPNTVAPSFNTCNLSRKYEVELKLGVSWGKPKMSKDSTQPQALFLPLHFANVSVFSGITPPPELLEAARNTRPGEVTISRAPRLPPRTSVSEASGSGNLGVPQTQRIARRPSAPAAPAMPPRPPQDPLYPPQLPPGDIPAYEDVPPPSYDEAMAENLSGPFDGLRPRPAYSGVTNENAPSEMPPTKS from the coding sequence ATGTCCATCAAAATTGCGCTGGATAACCAGCCAGAGTTCTACACCAATCTCGATGCCGTCTCCGGCAAGGTCATTCTGAACCTCCCTAGGAGCGAGCAGATCGGTTCCATCGTCGTCAAACTCGAGGGAGAGTCCGGCACAGCTCTCCAGGTTCCCAAAAACTACGGCTACGAGCCAAACACTGCCCGGGCCGGTCCCCCACCGGGGCCTCCGGGCAGCTTCGTCAGCGAGAACCACAAGATCTTGTACAAGCTAGTAAAGGTTTTCCCAGACGATTACTATGAAAGCTCCTCCAGTCCCTACGGGTCGTATCCCCTCGATGCCGGCCAGCACCAGTTTCCCTTCAAGTTCAAGCTGCCCATCAACAATGCGTGCAGCAACCCTCAAGCCATGGCGAGAATCGGCGGTCTGGCCGGCATTGGAGGCTACGGGGCCAGCGGCGGCCTCTTTGGACTAAGCGGCGTCAGGGTCATGGACGGCACGAAGCAGCTGTATCTGCGGCATGCCACGGCGACTCTGCCCCCATCGTTGACTGGATATCCCATGGCGGCGGAAATCCGGTATTATATCAAAGTCACGGTTCAACGGCCTGGGCTTCTGAAGGAAAACTGGCGCTACCAGCTCGGCTTCAAGTTTCTGCCCATTGAACCGCCTCGGCCTCCCATCACCGGCCAAGAGGCCTTCGCTCGGCGCCCCTTTTCCTTCCAGCCACGAACGCCAGGACAGAAGAAGCGCAGTTcactcttcagcagcaaaaagaatgACTCTTTGGCGACCCCAATCACCGACGCCCCGACGCCCCCATCAATAGAAATTTCAGCCCGGTTACCGCATCCTTCCATTCTCACCTGCAATCAGCCAATTCCCCTCCGGCTCATTGTAAAGAAGCTCGTCGACAGCCCCGAACAAGTCTACCTGATATCGTTCCAGATGGACCTGATTAGCGTGACGGAAATCAGGGCACATGGCTTGGTCAGTCCTAAAGGCAACCGCTGGGTTGTTGCCTCCTACACAGACCTCGAAATCCCCCTATGTGGCGCGGGAGATAAAGTTGGGGAAGAGTTGATACTATCAGATGAGCTCTGGAGGAGCAGGCCCCTACCCAATACTGTCGCCCCTTCTTTCAATACCTGCAACCTCTCTCGAAAGTACGAAGTGGAACTTAAGCTGGGAGTGAGCTGGGGGAAGCCAAAGATGTCCAAGGACTCTACGCAGCCCCAAGCTCTGTTTCTGCCTCTGCATTTTGCAAACGTCAGCGTCTTTTCCGGCATCACGCCACCTCCTGAGCTGCTGGAAGCTGCTCGGAACACGCGCCCAGGGGAGGTTACCATTTCTCGAGCTCCTCGGCTGCCTCCCCGGACTTCTGTCTCCGAGGCCAGCGGCTCAGGGAATCTTGGAGTTCCTCAAACTCAAAGAATTGCCCGGCGGCCAAGCGCACCTGCTGCACCCGCTATGCCTCCAAGACCTCCGCAAGATCCTCTATACCCTCCGCAGCTACCACCGGGCGATATTCCGGCTTATGAGGACGTACCGCCTCCGAGCTACGATGAAGCCATGGCAGAGAATTTATCTGGGCCGTTTGACGGATTACGGCCACGGCCGGCCTATAGTGGCGTGACGAATGAGAATGCGCCTAGCGAGATGCCCCCTACCAAAAGCTAG